CGCTGTAGGACCTGGTGGAACGATGACGACTGCCCAGGACGCATATCAGACATCTCTGGCAGCCTGGACTTCCGGAGATCCGGGAATTACTCAGCTTAATTGGGATGCTCTTTACAAAAGGAATGGGCAACAGGCGGCAGGAAAGTATTACGGGCAGACGGGACGAAGGGCTTTATATTATCTGATTGATGATGTAAGTAATGATAAGATTTTTAATGCAGCAACACACTTTATCCACAATTTTAATGATACAACTAAGTTCCTATTGAATGTATCATATCAATATTATAAATCAGAACAATACAGGGAAGTCAAGGATCTTTTAGGTGCTGATTTTGTTTTAAACCGGGATCCGTTTGCGGCAACCAATCAACCGGGAAAATCTGGATTGTTCAATGATGGAGAAGAGAATGTAACGAAAAAGGTCGGAGACAGAATGACTTACGATTATATTTTCAGAAGACAGGAAGTTAAAGTGAATCCGGGACTAAAATTTGCAACTGGAAAATTTGATGTATTTGTTTCTGCTCTTGCAGGCTACTCAACATCCAGCAGGGAAGGATTATTCAATCATTATTTGTATAAAGACTCTAATGGGAAAGGCCAGGACTACAATTACTGGAATTATGGACTGAAAGGTCAGGTAATTTATAAACTGAATGGCAGGAACTTTCTGGTATACAATGGAGCATATTATTCGCAGGCTCCTTATCTGGAAGATCTCTTTATCAATCCCAGAGTAAACGGATCTGTAGCGCCTAATATTCAGAATATGGTAATCAATGCCAATGATATTAGCTATGTTATTTCTTCACCGTTTCTTAAGTTGAGGTTAACAGGATACTTGGTGAATACAAGCAATGAAACCACCGTGCAAAGGTTTTTTGCTGATGGTATTCAGTTAAGTAATTCTGATGACCAGGGAAATGAAACTATTGTACAAAGTGCATTTGTAACGCAGGTAATGACCGACGTTAAAAGAAGAAATATGGGGGCAGAGCTGGGGTTAGACGTAAAGATTATTCCTACATTATCACTACAGGGGTTAGTAAGCCTTGGACAGTTTACCTATGAGAATGATCCTGTTACCTATTTTGCTTCCGACGCTTCAGGTATTTTTTCTAATGGACTTTCTTATATGAATTTAGGAAAGGCTTACATTAAAAATTATCGTCAGGGAGGAACTCCACAGCAGGCTTACTCTTTGGGGTTCAGATATAACTCTCCCAAATACTGGTGGTTCGGTGCCAACTGGAATTATTTTGATGATAATTATTTGGATCCATCCGCTCTGATAAGGACAGAATCATTTGTTCAGAATAATGTTTCTTCAACTCCTTATATTAATCTTAGCGAATCTGAACTGAGAAGAATGTTGCAACCCAATAAGCTGCCTTCTTCATTTTTTATCAATGCTAATGCAGGAAAATCCTGGGTCATTGGTAAATATTACGTTTTGCTTTCAGCTTCGGTTAATAATATTTTGAACAATAAGAGGTATATCACCGGAGGCTTTGAGCAAACAAGAAATGCCAAATTCCCGGATTTTGTTCAGGATACAGACAGGGAGTTTACTTTATTTGGCCCAAAATACTGGTATACACAGGGAAGATCTTATTTCATTAATCTTCAGCTTAGATTTTAATTTCTATCATCCATTATTAAAAACAACAACAATGAATATAAAAAAATACTTTAGTATAGTAATGGGAGTGGTTTTGGCAGCTTCTGTTACATCTTGCGTGCAAAAAGATGATTGGGAAACTCCACCCGTTAAGTGCACGAATAAATTTCCTGCGGTTACGATGACTATGGCTGATTTTAAAGCCCAGGCTCCGTCGAGTGGTTATATTCTCATCAATACGGATCAGATTTTCGATGGTTATGTAGTGTCTTCAGATGAAAACGGCAATTTCTATAAAACGATTTCTTTTCAGGATAAACCTGAAAATCCTACCGTGGGATTACAAATTGAAGTAGATAGAGCAAATAATTATGCTGATTTCCCTGTGGGAGCCCATATCAGAATTAATGCAAAAGGATTAAGACTTGGACTTGACAGAGGAGTTGTGAAGATAGGCTCCGTGGATAATACTTATGCTATAGGAAGAATCCCGGGACCTTTACTGAGCAGATATATGTCTGGGGTATGTAATGGAAACGGACTTGATATTGCTACGTTAAAGCCTCTTGAATTGGCGAATCTGAAGTTGGCCCAGGATGCTAATTATCTGAATGTGCTGGTGAAGGTTCCGAATGTTCAGTTTTCTGCTTCTGAGATGGGTAAGAAATACATAGATTATGTAGGTGGTGCAGGAGTAGATACTGATAGAAGTATCGTGGATGTCTTTGGAAATGCAACGAATATTAGAAATTCAGGGTTTTTTACTTCTGGCTCTGCTTTGATTCCTGAAGGAAAAGGGGAACTGACATTTGTAGTAAGCCGCTACAATTCTTCATGGCAAATGCTGATCAGAAGTTTGAACGATGTACAATTTACGGGGAAAAGGTTTTTCTTTGAAGGTTTTGATGGAAGTCTGGATGATAATTGGTTTGCTGTAAGTATCACAGGAGCGCAGGTATGGAATATTCAACAGTTTGGAAATCCAAAACCATGTGTAGTGATGAATGGTTTTTCCGGAGGTAATAATGTTAATGAGGACTGGCTGATTTCTAAACCAATTTCTTTGCAGGGCTTTACTTCGGCAGCTTTATCATTTGAAACTGACGCAAGATATAATGGTAACCCACTTGAAGTTTTTGTTACTGAAAACTACACCGGAAATCCATCGACAACAAACTGGGTGCCTTTATCTGCAATACTGGATACAAATGCGGCTGCGTTTAATACCTGGACTTATTCCGGAGATATTAATCTTAATGCCTATGTTAATAAAAGTATTTCAATTGCATTTAAATATACCTCCACAACATCGGCTGCTGCCACCTGGGAGCTAGACAATGTTAGAGTAGTGGGTAATTAAAAAACTACAATTTCTAAATAAAAAAGCCACTACATCTGTAGTGGCTTTCATAATTTAAATTAACTCTTTAAAAAGATACTTCGTTCACTTCTTTCCCTCGTTGGAAATTCATTACTTTCTGACTTCCTTTATACGAGATAGTAACAATGTTACTCTGTTTTGGAAAGGCGCTTAGAAGGATCGTGTTTTTTATTTTCAAGGTATTGATATCTGAAACACCTCCGGTTTCAAAATATACCCATACAGTTTCTCCGCTTACCTGACTTCCTGTAAATGTTATTGTTTTTGGAGAGCCGTTGACGTACACATCAAAATTATTATTGACATATTTTTTTACTTCTGCCTCAAAACCTGCTGTATTCGGATTTATCTTAATAGCATCGGAAATATGACTCGTATTCATTTTCGTGGTGAACTTCAATGTTTTGCTTCCATCTATATAATCAACCTTAGTCATTGAAGAGAAAAAGTCTACATACATAAAACTCATTAACATAAAACATGTTAAAATTCCTGATATATATAAAAGTTTTTTCATCTTAATTAATAAATTTACAATCATAATTGTTCGTTATAAGTGACAAATAATATGCCAACTAGAAGTTCACGTTTACCGCATACTTGTCGTAAAATGCTTTAATGTGTGCTACAGCCTCATCCGCAGTATCTACCACTCTGTAAAGATCAAGATCGTCTTCAGCAATCATCCC
The sequence above is drawn from the Chryseobacterium daecheongense genome and encodes:
- a CDS encoding DUF5689 domain-containing protein, translating into MNIKKYFSIVMGVVLAASVTSCVQKDDWETPPVKCTNKFPAVTMTMADFKAQAPSSGYILINTDQIFDGYVVSSDENGNFYKTISFQDKPENPTVGLQIEVDRANNYADFPVGAHIRINAKGLRLGLDRGVVKIGSVDNTYAIGRIPGPLLSRYMSGVCNGNGLDIATLKPLELANLKLAQDANYLNVLVKVPNVQFSASEMGKKYIDYVGGAGVDTDRSIVDVFGNATNIRNSGFFTSGSALIPEGKGELTFVVSRYNSSWQMLIRSLNDVQFTGKRFFFEGFDGSLDDNWFAVSITGAQVWNIQQFGNPKPCVVMNGFSGGNNVNEDWLISKPISLQGFTSAALSFETDARYNGNPLEVFVTENYTGNPSTTNWVPLSAILDTNAAAFNTWTYSGDINLNAYVNKSISIAFKYTSTTSAAATWELDNVRVVGN
- a CDS encoding M penetrans family 1 protein, whose protein sequence is MKKLLYISGILTCFMLMSFMYVDFFSSMTKVDYIDGSKTLKFTTKMNTSHISDAIKINPNTAGFEAEVKKYVNNNFDVYVNGSPKTITFTGSQVSGETVWVYFETGGVSDINTLKIKNTILLSAFPKQSNIVTISYKGSQKVMNFQRGKEVNEVSF
- a CDS encoding carboxypeptidase-like regulatory domain-containing protein; its protein translation is MIKKLSLVSLFTLLPASYYFAQTTVFAYLKDADGKPIERAEVDLKGNENDVTADKIGYFQFVDLQPGHYQIVITKSNYETKVMEFDVTHDEKRKDLGIIILYSNLTNVDQGLAIIDSDNDDDGSGSQTSTVGLLQSSQDVFSRIAAFDLGFYWFRPRGIDGRMGETMLNGVSMIKSDKGNVDFGNWGGLNEVTRYPEISANHSPSEYAFGGNSSVIYKNTKASEYRKGFQFTQSLTNRNYRNRTSLRYSSGMNKNGWAFTVMGARRWAEDGIQEGTFYDAYGAYLGIEKKFNDKHSMTFNFIGAPYRRSTASPSTQEVYDYRGVHYNSYWGYQDGKQRSERVRKGFQPIFQIQDFWKIDKKSSLWTSVSYQFGKDRGSRLDWQNVQNPSPTYYRNLPSYYDSLDPNASVAVGPGGTMTTAQDAYQTSLAAWTSGDPGITQLNWDALYKRNGQQAAGKYYGQTGRRALYYLIDDVSNDKIFNAATHFIHNFNDTTKFLLNVSYQYYKSEQYREVKDLLGADFVLNRDPFAATNQPGKSGLFNDGEENVTKKVGDRMTYDYIFRRQEVKVNPGLKFATGKFDVFVSALAGYSTSSREGLFNHYLYKDSNGKGQDYNYWNYGLKGQVIYKLNGRNFLVYNGAYYSQAPYLEDLFINPRVNGSVAPNIQNMVINANDISYVISSPFLKLRLTGYLVNTSNETTVQRFFADGIQLSNSDDQGNETIVQSAFVTQVMTDVKRRNMGAELGLDVKIIPTLSLQGLVSLGQFTYENDPVTYFASDASGIFSNGLSYMNLGKAYIKNYRQGGTPQQAYSLGFRYNSPKYWWFGANWNYFDDNYLDPSALIRTESFVQNNVSSTPYINLSESELRRMLQPNKLPSSFFINANAGKSWVIGKYYVLLSASVNNILNNKRYITGGFEQTRNAKFPDFVQDTDREFTLFGPKYWYTQGRSYFINLQLRF